One Rissa tridactyla isolate bRisTri1 chromosome 1, bRisTri1.patW.cur.20221130, whole genome shotgun sequence DNA segment encodes these proteins:
- the RASSF8 gene encoding ras association domain-containing protein 8: MELKVWVDGVQRIVCGVTEVTTCQEVVIALAQAIGRTGRYTLIEKWRDTERHLAPHENPIVSLNKWGQYASDVQLILRRTGPSLSERPTSDSVARIPERTLYRQSLPPLAKLRPPGDKSMKRREPKRKSLTFTGGAKGLMDIFGKSKESEFKQKVLNNCKTTADELKKLIHLQTEKLQCIEKQLESNEAEIRYWEQKYNSSLEEEILKLEQKIKRNEVEIEEEEFWENELQIEQENEKQLKEQLQEMRQRILECESKLKDYLSQIHNMESGLEAEKLQREVQESQVNEEEVKEKIEKVKGEIDIQGQQSLRLENGIKAVERSLGQATKRLQDREQELEQLTKELRQVNLQQFIQQTGTKVTVLPADPVEVEAPHVELEREPTFQSGSLKRPGSSRQLPSNLRILQNPLSSGFNPEGIYV; the protein is encoded by the exons GTCGCACCGGCAGGTACACGCTGATCGAGAAATGGCGGGACACGGAGCGGCACCTGGCACCGCACGAGAACCCCATCGTGTCGCTCAACAAGTGGGGACAGTACGCGAGCGACGTGCAGCTGATCCTGCGCCGCACCGGGCCCTCCCTGAGCGAGCGGCCGACTTCGGACAGCGTGGCTCGCATCCCCGAGAGGACTCTGTACCGGCAAAGCTTGCCGCCCCTGGCCAAGCTGAGGCCTCCCGGCGACAAATCCATGAAGAGGAGGGAGCCGAAAAGGAAATCCCTCACCTTCACCGGGGGGGCCAAAGGGTTAATGGACATCTTTGGGAAGAGCAAAGAATCCGAGTTCAAGCAAAAGGTGCTCAACAACTGTAAAACAACAGCGGACGAGTTGAAGAAATTGATCCACCTCCAGACAGAGAAACTTCAGTGCATTGAGAAACAGCTGGAGTCCAACGAAGCCGAGATCCGCTACTGGGAACAAAAGTATAACTCCAGCCTGGAAGAAGAAATCCTCAAGCTAGAGCAGAAGATCAAAAGGAACGAAGTAGAGATTGAAGAGGAAGAGTTCTGGGAAAACGAGCTGCAGATCGAACAGGAGAACGAAAAACAGctgaaggagcagctgcaggagatgAGGCAGAGAATCCTGGAGTGCGAGAGCAAGCTGAAGGACTACCTGTCTCAGATCCACAACATGGAAAGCGGCCTCGAGGCAGAGAAGTTGCAGCGGGAAGTTCAAGAGTCCCAAGTGAATGAAGAAGAGGTCAAGGAAAAGATCGAGAAGGTGAAGGGTGAAATTGATATTCAGGGCCAGCAGAGTCTGAGACTGGAAAATGGCATTAAAGCCGTAGAAAGGTCTCTGGGCCAAGCTACCAAACGGTTACAG GACAGGGAACAAGAACTAGAGCAACTGACAAAGGAGCTGCGACAGGTCAATCTCCAACAGTTCATCCAGCAAACAGGAACGAAGGTCACAGTGTTGCCAGCAGACCCTGTTGAGGTGGAGGCCCCACATGTGGAGCTTGAGAGAG AGCCAACATTTCAGTCTGGGTCACTGAAGCGCCCTGGCTCATCGAGGCAACTCCCCAGTAACCTGCGGATTCTACAGAACCCCCTGTCATCTGGTTTTAACCCGGAGGGCATTTATGTATGA